The Schistocerca nitens isolate TAMUIC-IGC-003100 chromosome 7, iqSchNite1.1, whole genome shotgun sequence genome contains a region encoding:
- the LOC126195381 gene encoding uncharacterized protein LOC126195381, whose amino-acid sequence MALYFLEQDIDEFRECFYLFAQSGQIRTLDELTTIMTSLNMSPTIHEHKKYMKEKGAKMSFAEFLEVMHTHSRTEILPDEVLAAFQADDPGKKGVLPARQLKHMLLNWCERISGKEVEQIFREASTRTL is encoded by the coding sequence ATGGCTCTATATTTCCTGGAGCAGGATATAGATGAATTTCGTGAATGCTTCTACCTGTTCGCACAAAGTGGACAGATTCGTACTTTGGATGAGTTAACTACTATAATGACCTCGCTGAATATGAGCCCAACGATTCACGAGCATAAAAAGTATATGAAAGAGAAAGGTGCAAAGATGTCGTTTGCAGAGTTCCTTGAAGTGATGCATACCCACAGCCGGACTGAAATTTTACCAGATGAAGTATTGGCAGCATTTCAAGCAGATGATCCTGGAAAGAAAGGTGTGTTACCAGCTCGGCAATTGAAGCATATGCTGCTTAATTGGTGTGAAAGAATCAGTGGGAAAGAAGTGGAACAGATTTTTAGAGAAGCAAGTACCAGGACTTTGTGA